Proteins encoded in a region of the Mycobacteriales bacterium genome:
- a CDS encoding helicase C-terminal domain-containing protein, with protein sequence MHRWTLEEAETLGLTGRGGLSAPARALLTGDQSSAGRLLADRLPDPLDSVLVQPDLTVVAPGPLERQLARELALVADVESTGGATVYRVTDASVRRALDAGRSASDLHELFRTRSRTSVPQSLTYLVDDVARRHGRMRVGVASSYVRCDDETLLSEVLAAKRVGPLRLRRLAPTVLVSSSPVDMVLELLRSAGYAPAAEAPDGALLLARPESRRTAVRPRPHRHHEGGLDAAQAALAVTALRAGDLAARAARRAPVTTTHSSTADTLAFLQAAARERRQVWLGYVDAQGRATSRVVEPRGVQGGFVTAWDHVRQEDRTFALHRVTGVADVG encoded by the coding sequence GTGCACCGCTGGACGCTCGAGGAGGCCGAGACACTCGGCCTGACCGGGCGCGGCGGCCTGTCGGCACCGGCGCGTGCACTGCTGACGGGCGACCAGAGCTCCGCCGGGCGGCTGCTCGCCGACCGGTTGCCCGACCCACTGGACTCCGTGCTGGTGCAGCCGGACCTGACCGTCGTCGCCCCCGGACCGCTGGAGCGGCAGCTGGCGCGTGAGCTGGCGTTGGTCGCCGACGTCGAGTCCACCGGCGGCGCGACCGTCTACCGCGTCACCGACGCCTCCGTACGGCGGGCGCTGGACGCCGGCCGCAGCGCCAGCGACCTGCACGAGCTGTTCCGGACCCGTTCGCGCACGTCTGTCCCGCAGTCGCTGACCTACCTGGTGGACGACGTGGCGCGACGACACGGCCGGATGCGGGTCGGCGTCGCGAGCAGCTACGTCCGCTGCGACGACGAGACGCTGCTGTCGGAGGTGCTGGCCGCCAAGCGGGTCGGCCCGCTGCGGCTGCGCCGGCTGGCGCCGACGGTGCTTGTGAGCAGCTCGCCGGTCGACATGGTGCTGGAGCTGCTGCGGTCCGCCGGCTACGCCCCGGCGGCAGAGGCACCGGACGGCGCACTGCTGCTCGCCCGGCCCGAGTCGCGGCGCACCGCCGTCCGCCCGCGGCCGCACCGCCACCACGAGGGCGGGCTGGACGCCGCCCAGGCTGCGCTCGCGGTCACCGCGCTACGGGCCGGCGACCTCGCGGCGCGGGCGGCCCGCCGGGCACCGGTCACCACGACCCACTCGTCGACCGCCGACACGCTGGCCTTCCTGCAGGCCGCGGCGCGCGAGCGCCGCCAGGTGTGGCTGGGCTACGTCGATGCGCAGGGCCGCGCCACGTCCCGCGTCGTCGAGCCACGGGGCGTGCAGG